The following proteins are co-located in the Nitrospirota bacterium genome:
- a CDS encoding site-2 protease family protein, with product MGGLDIPSILRQVAIAAVPILVAITFHEVAHGLAAYKMGDGTAKFSGRLTLNPLAHIDPIGTVLLPVILLITTQGQFVFGYAKPVPINPYNFRNPKRDMALSAAAGPGMNLALAVACVLLVKLVVNPLSGVLPEAIILPLFLMLRSGVLINVVLAAFNLIPVPPLDGGRVLAGFLPIRQADQLNRLEPYGMIIVIILIMTGLAGVFITPLIRLFMALLNLL from the coding sequence ATGGGCGGACTGGACATTCCGAGCATTCTCAGGCAGGTGGCCATCGCGGCCGTGCCCATCCTGGTGGCCATCACCTTCCACGAGGTGGCCCACGGCCTGGCGGCCTACAAGATGGGAGACGGCACGGCCAAGTTCTCCGGCCGCCTCACCCTGAACCCCCTGGCCCACATCGACCCCATCGGCACCGTGCTGTTGCCGGTCATCCTGCTCATCACCACTCAGGGGCAGTTCGTCTTCGGCTACGCCAAGCCCGTGCCCATCAACCCTTACAATTTCCGCAATCCCAAGCGCGACATGGCGCTCTCGGCCGCGGCCGGTCCGGGGATGAACCTGGCCCTGGCCGTGGCCTGCGTGCTGCTTGTCAAGCTGGTGGTAAACCCCCTGTCGGGCGTCCTCCCGGAGGCCATCATCCTGCCCCTTTTCCTGATGCTCCGCTCCGGGGTCCTCATCAACGTGGTGCTGGCGGCCTTCAACCTCATACCCGTCCCCCCGCTTGACGGCGGCCGGGTGCTGGCGGGCTTTCTGCCCATCCGCCAGGCCGACCAGCTCAACCGCCTGGAGCCCTACGGGATGATTATTGTTATAATACTCATCATGACGGGGCTGGCGGGGGTCTTCATCACCCCGCTCATCCGCCTGTTCATGGCCCTCTTGAATCTCTTGTAA
- a CDS encoding phosphoenolpyruvate carboxykinase (ATP), with the protein MATEQKLPASPWRAIIETGMHANSVRKTTMAELYDLALTQHEVVATDMPMYRPEHFGLPADARILVSNDGSVVGRTARARLLVRNFDRAQSEKFQAVLREAVYRFNQSPGLWLEGIVGLHPDFMVKAHLLSPEADAKNMLDWGLNFQPFIKPWTEIYERSRRIDEPDIVAFADPSWTHPEFPHGCVIIDEAHNCIAILGLRYFGERKKGTLTLAWTVGVRHNMVACHGGIKKIGNAPPVAVFGLSGSGKSSITNSLDHEGLLREDEKVTVIHDDAFLIDLENDFSVALEPSLFDKTDAVTFNDPTLRYFYSAQNVAVTQLPTGEKRLVALDVRNSNGRCLKSRDMFTHSEHCERPGMVIWLQKDTSLPPVCKVKGSALAVALGASLSTLRAKGVENVEAKELEKLVIEPFANPFRVHPLLEDCEQFRKLFKMDCECYIMNTHAFGLPGELLDIPKQLSLAIVTALIRDSVQWREWRTFHGLLVPKNGNELFEPDYDKKYKPRRTQAYLGYLRDRLQDRITYLSNKRDIEHDMSNNFIAPLVLARTTIDKILNPDLYG; encoded by the coding sequence ATGGCGACGGAACAGAAGCTTCCCGCCTCCCCCTGGAGGGCCATCATCGAGACGGGCATGCATGCCAACTCGGTGAGAAAGACCACCATGGCGGAGCTCTACGACCTGGCCCTCACCCAGCACGAGGTGGTGGCCACCGACATGCCGATGTACCGCCCCGAACACTTCGGCCTGCCGGCGGACGCCAGGATACTGGTGAGCAACGACGGCAGCGTGGTGGGCCGCACCGCGCGGGCCCGCCTCCTTGTGCGCAACTTCGACAGGGCCCAGAGCGAGAAGTTCCAGGCCGTTCTGCGGGAAGCGGTATACCGGTTCAACCAGAGCCCGGGCCTGTGGCTGGAGGGCATCGTGGGGCTGCACCCGGACTTCATGGTAAAGGCCCACCTGCTCTCACCGGAGGCCGACGCCAAGAACATGCTGGACTGGGGGCTGAACTTCCAGCCCTTCATCAAGCCCTGGACGGAGATATACGAACGCTCCCGCCGCATCGATGAGCCCGACATCGTCGCCTTCGCGGACCCCTCGTGGACCCATCCGGAGTTCCCCCACGGCTGCGTCATCATCGACGAGGCCCACAACTGCATCGCCATCCTGGGGCTCCGGTACTTCGGCGAGCGCAAGAAGGGCACCCTCACCCTGGCCTGGACGGTGGGCGTGCGGCACAACATGGTAGCCTGCCACGGGGGCATCAAGAAGATAGGAAACGCCCCGCCCGTTGCTGTCTTCGGCCTGTCGGGCTCGGGCAAGAGCTCCATCACCAACAGCCTGGACCACGAGGGCCTGCTCCGCGAGGACGAGAAGGTGACCGTCATCCACGACGACGCCTTCCTCATCGACCTGGAGAACGACTTCTCGGTGGCCCTGGAGCCCTCTCTCTTCGACAAGACCGACGCGGTCACCTTCAACGACCCCACGCTCAGGTACTTCTACTCCGCGCAGAACGTGGCGGTCACCCAGCTTCCCACGGGCGAGAAGCGCCTGGTGGCCCTGGACGTCAGAAACTCCAACGGCCGCTGCCTGAAGAGCCGCGACATGTTCACCCACTCGGAGCACTGCGAGAGGCCGGGCATGGTCATCTGGCTTCAGAAGGACACGAGCCTTCCCCCCGTCTGCAAGGTCAAGGGGAGCGCCCTGGCCGTGGCCCTGGGGGCGTCGCTGTCCACCCTGAGGGCCAAGGGGGTGGAGAACGTGGAGGCCAAGGAGCTCGAGAAGCTGGTCATCGAGCCCTTCGCCAACCCCTTCCGGGTGCACCCGCTCCTGGAGGACTGCGAGCAGTTCCGGAAGCTCTTCAAGATGGACTGCGAGTGCTACATCATGAACACTCACGCCTTCGGCCTTCCCGGCGAGCTCCTGGACATCCCCAAGCAGCTCTCCCTGGCCATCGTCACCGCGCTCATCCGGGACAGCGTCCAGTGGAGGGAGTGGCGCACCTTCCACGGGCTGCTCGTTCCCAAAAACGGCAACGAGCTCTTCGAGCCCGACTACGACAAGAAGTACAAGCCCCGGCGCACCCAGGCCTACCTGGGCTACCTGCGCGACCGGCTCCAGGACCGCATCACCTACCTGTCGAACAAGCGGGACATCGAGCACGACATGTCCAACAACTTCATCGCCCCGCTGGTTCTGGCCAGGACCACCATCGACAAGATTCTGAACCCGGACCTCTACGGGTAG
- a CDS encoding sigma 54-interacting transcriptional regulator: MERHLYLLSSDQTSVAVARRTLEPLGVAVTVKQRLPALLRAMQGPDLVLADVSDVARATREIRSYHPEAVVLVTTREDCAKSAVQEGAHFCLVKPLNTHRLAAAVRSAHGYLALRDELEKRQDEAAVPVDLYGGTAMRKVLREVERLARRDVPVLISGERGTGREHMARVMHRMSSRRTRSFVTVEGAGGDLETALFGTEGSPGKAVSAEGGTLFLKNLDGLAPERARSVGAFMKERTLPGSSGSRLDVRVLCSLNGIQGDDPLRTSSCRVLRLPPLRERVEDIVPLAEQFLTECAQVFETGPKRLAQGARKYLTRHPWPGNVGELKNAIRKACLLSSDELVEERHFVLGDVAAHCSIKEFLQVKLGKYIGEMTKLRRAGLHATVMNEVEKSLIELVLEEASGNQLKSAATLGINRTTLRTKIKNYRISP, translated from the coding sequence ATGGAAAGGCACCTTTACCTTCTCTCTTCGGACCAGACAAGTGTTGCCGTGGCGCGCCGCACCCTGGAGCCTCTGGGCGTTGCCGTTACGGTCAAGCAGCGCCTGCCCGCCCTGCTCAGGGCCATGCAGGGGCCCGACCTCGTCCTGGCGGACGTCTCCGACGTCGCCCGGGCCACGCGGGAGATACGCTCCTACCACCCCGAGGCCGTCGTGCTGGTGACCACCCGGGAGGACTGCGCCAAGTCCGCCGTGCAGGAGGGGGCGCATTTCTGCCTGGTCAAGCCCCTGAACACCCACCGGCTCGCCGCAGCCGTCAGGAGCGCGCACGGCTATCTGGCCCTCAGGGACGAACTGGAGAAGCGCCAGGACGAGGCCGCCGTGCCGGTGGACCTCTACGGCGGCACGGCCATGCGCAAGGTCCTGAGGGAGGTGGAGCGCCTGGCCCGGCGGGACGTCCCCGTGCTCATCTCCGGCGAGAGGGGCACGGGCCGCGAGCACATGGCCCGCGTCATGCACCGGATGAGCAGCCGCAGAACGCGGTCCTTCGTCACGGTGGAGGGTGCGGGCGGCGACCTGGAGACGGCCCTTTTCGGGACCGAGGGCTCCCCCGGCAAGGCGGTGAGCGCCGAAGGGGGCACGCTCTTCCTCAAGAACCTCGACGGTCTTGCCCCCGAACGGGCCAGGAGCGTGGGTGCCTTCATGAAGGAGCGGACCCTGCCCGGCTCATCGGGGAGCCGCCTGGACGTGCGGGTCCTCTGCTCGTTAAACGGCATCCAGGGCGACGACCCTCTCCGTACCAGCTCGTGCAGGGTGCTCAGGCTTCCGCCCCTGAGGGAACGCGTGGAGGACATCGTCCCCCTGGCCGAGCAGTTCCTCACGGAGTGCGCGCAGGTCTTCGAGACCGGCCCGAAGCGCCTGGCCCAGGGAGCCAGGAAGTACCTCACCCGCCATCCCTGGCCGGGAAACGTGGGGGAGCTGAAGAACGCCATCCGGAAGGCCTGTCTCCTTTCCAGCGACGAGCTGGTGGAGGAGAGGCACTTCGTCCTGGGAGACGTGGCCGCCCACTGCTCCATCAAGGAGTTCCTCCAGGTCAAGCTCGGCAAATACATAGGCGAGATGACCAAACTGCGCAGGGCGGGCCTGCATGCCACGGTGATGAACGAGGTGGAGAAGTCCCTCATCGAGCTGGTCCTGGAGGAAGCCTCGGGCAACCAGCTCAAGAGCGCGGCCACCCTGGGCATAAACCGCACCACCCTCAGGACCAAGATAAAGAACTACCGCATCTCCCCCTGA
- the trpS gene encoding tryptophan--tRNA ligase encodes MSGMQASGKLHLGNLVGALQNWVALQETYDCYYFIADWHALTTGYAHPEAIRESVRDILMNYIAAGLDPERCTIFLQSRILEHAELHLLLSMVTPVGWLERVPSYKEKKEQLADRDLNMYGFLGYPVLQSADILMYKADLVPVGEDQVPHLEITREIARRFNGLYGELFPEPQPLLTLFPKVPGVDGRKMSKSYHNAIYLSDSPQVVEEKIRTMMTDPARVKRTDRGDPEKSPVYQLHKIFSTRAEQDEVARGCVTAAIGCIDCKKILIKNVFRVMEPIWAKREELLENPARLEEIAALGSERAAVVARATMARVREALGFGNLARNIRK; translated from the coding sequence CTGAGCGGCATGCAGGCCAGCGGCAAACTGCACCTGGGCAACCTGGTGGGGGCCCTGCAGAACTGGGTGGCCCTGCAGGAGACGTACGACTGCTACTACTTCATCGCCGACTGGCACGCCCTGACCACCGGCTACGCCCACCCCGAGGCCATACGGGAGTCCGTGCGGGACATCCTCATGAATTACATCGCCGCGGGCCTGGACCCGGAGCGCTGCACCATCTTCCTGCAGAGCCGCATCCTGGAGCACGCGGAGCTGCATCTCCTGCTGTCCATGGTCACCCCGGTGGGCTGGCTGGAGCGCGTCCCCAGCTACAAGGAGAAGAAGGAGCAGCTCGCCGACCGGGACCTCAACATGTACGGCTTCCTCGGATACCCGGTGCTTCAGAGCGCCGACATCCTGATGTACAAGGCCGACCTCGTGCCCGTGGGGGAGGACCAGGTGCCCCACCTGGAGATAACCCGGGAGATAGCCCGCCGCTTCAACGGCCTGTACGGCGAGCTCTTCCCCGAGCCCCAGCCCCTGCTGACCCTCTTCCCCAAGGTGCCCGGCGTAGACGGGCGGAAGATGTCCAAGAGCTACCACAACGCCATCTACCTCTCGGACTCCCCCCAGGTGGTGGAGGAGAAGATACGCACCATGATGACCGACCCCGCCCGGGTGAAGCGCACCGACCGGGGCGACCCCGAGAAGTCCCCCGTCTACCAGCTGCACAAGATATTCTCCACCCGGGCCGAGCAGGACGAGGTGGCCCGGGGCTGCGTCACCGCCGCCATAGGCTGCATAGACTGCAAGAAGATCCTCATCAAGAACGTCTTCCGCGTGATGGAGCCCATCTGGGCCAAGCGCGAGGAGCTTCTGGAAAACCCCGCCCGCCTCGAGGAGATAGCCGCCCTGGGCAGCGAGCGTGCGGCCGTGGTGGCCCGGGCCACCATGGCCAGGGTGCGGGAGGCCCTGGGCTTCGGCAACCTCGCCAGAAATATTCGAAAG
- a CDS encoding response regulator yields MRGNGAAKRRRQAPKVLMVDDEAPILMFYEAELADEGYDVVTATSGQEALELFASEKPDAVTLDIMLPMVQGGRLRSTVNPTGIRLLQQMKGMDGSIPVIMLTAFDYTDKMKNLPSDGYVVKSSDTDELKSLLERLVRRKEETRG; encoded by the coding sequence ATGCGAGGCAACGGTGCCGCGAAAAGACGGAGGCAGGCCCCCAAGGTCCTCATGGTGGACGATGAGGCGCCCATCCTGATGTTCTACGAGGCGGAGCTCGCCGACGAGGGCTACGACGTGGTAACCGCCACAAGCGGGCAGGAGGCCCTGGAGCTCTTCGCCAGCGAGAAGCCCGACGCCGTGACCCTGGACATCATGCTGCCCATGGTGCAGGGGGGCAGGCTCAGAAGCACGGTCAACCCCACCGGCATCCGGCTCCTTCAGCAGATGAAGGGCATGGACGGCTCCATCCCGGTCATCATGCTTACCGCCTTCGACTATACCGACAAGATGAAGAACCTTCCCTCCGACGGATACGTGGTGAAGTCCTCCGACACGGACGAGCTGAAGTCCCTCCTGGAGAGGCTCGTCCGGAGAAAGGAGGAGACCCGTGGATAG
- the lpxC gene encoding UDP-3-O-acyl-N-acetylglucosamine deacetylase encodes MRLQRTIRGERSFTGWGLHSGRRARMLLRPAPRDTGVVFHRRDKGGFVPAQVAMVSDTAFATTLRVNGSRVRTVEHLLSAAAGLGVDNMVVELEGPEVPIMDGSARAFAEGILAAGVAPQGVYRSYIKVIEPVSFRDGHAEIVALPYEGRAVTCHVSYGHPLVGEQRMCVDLEDEESFVREIAPARTFGFLKDVQRLKSMGLAQGGSLDNAVLLSDTGVINASGLRFKDECVRHKILDFVGDLSLAGLPIEAHFIVSRSGHAANTKFLRHLLSDPGCWQIVSGAEHGLRVPA; translated from the coding sequence GTGCGTTTACAGCGGACCATAAGGGGCGAGAGGAGCTTCACCGGCTGGGGGCTGCACTCCGGCAGGCGGGCCCGGATGCTTCTGAGGCCCGCGCCGCGGGACACCGGCGTCGTCTTTCACCGGCGGGACAAGGGCGGGTTCGTTCCGGCCCAGGTCGCCATGGTCTCCGACACGGCCTTCGCCACCACCCTCAGGGTAAACGGCTCGCGCGTGCGGACGGTGGAGCATCTCCTTTCGGCGGCCGCGGGCCTCGGCGTGGACAACATGGTGGTGGAGCTCGAGGGGCCCGAAGTGCCCATCATGGACGGCAGCGCCAGGGCCTTCGCCGAGGGCATTCTGGCCGCGGGCGTCGCCCCGCAGGGAGTCTACCGCTCCTATATCAAGGTCATCGAGCCCGTTTCCTTCAGGGACGGGCATGCCGAGATAGTGGCCCTTCCTTACGAGGGCAGGGCCGTCACCTGTCACGTCTCCTACGGCCACCCCCTCGTCGGTGAGCAGCGGATGTGCGTGGACCTGGAGGACGAGGAGAGCTTCGTCCGCGAAATCGCCCCTGCCCGGACCTTCGGGTTCCTGAAGGACGTGCAGCGGCTGAAGTCCATGGGCCTGGCCCAGGGTGGCTCCCTGGACAACGCCGTGCTCCTGAGCGACACGGGGGTTATTAACGCCTCGGGCCTGCGTTTCAAGGACGAGTGCGTCCGCCACAAGATCCTGGACTTCGTGGGGGACCTCTCCCTGGCGGGCTTGCCCATCGAGGCGCACTTCATCGTCTCCCGCTCCGGCCACGCCGCCAACACGAAGTTCCTCAGACACCTTCTCTCCGACCCCGGGTGCTGGCAGATCGTCTCGGGGGCGGAGCACGGCCTGAGGGTCCCTGCGTAA
- a CDS encoding TldD/PmbA family protein, whose product MLDQMLLEKVLRKALCRGGDYADVFVEWKRPTTLQMEEGRIEKVLTGVEQGAGIRVLFDGKTAFAFSNDLREETLLLAARGLSVAVARGESAPGLSLMTQRPAVDFTFRERPDAVALPRKVSLLREADHAARALGGEKVRQVSLVYRDSVQRVQVATSEGALAEDERIHTISLVNVVAQEKDVVQTGYETMGGLVGFELFAEESFVQAALRAVRRALAMLTARRAPGGRMPVVISSEAGGTMIHEAIGHGLEADLAGQGLSKFSGLLGRQVASPLVTVIDDATLPGKRGSFRFDDEGTPSARTVLVKDGVLRTYMFDKLSAMREGAQSTGNGRRESYRHRPIPRMTNTFIAPGASEPEDIVRSTARGLLVKRMGGGQVNTVTGEFVFDVQEGYLIENGAQGEAVRGATLTGNGPDVLMNIDMVGSDLGFAIGTCGKDAQGVPVSDAMPTVRIAEMVVGGEV is encoded by the coding sequence GTGCTTGACCAGATGCTCCTTGAGAAAGTCCTCCGGAAGGCCCTCTGCCGGGGCGGGGACTACGCCGACGTCTTCGTGGAGTGGAAGCGCCCCACCACGTTGCAGATGGAAGAGGGGCGCATAGAGAAGGTACTGACCGGGGTGGAGCAGGGCGCGGGCATCCGCGTCCTCTTCGACGGGAAGACCGCCTTCGCCTTCAGTAACGACCTGCGGGAGGAAACCCTCCTCCTGGCGGCCCGGGGGCTGAGCGTCGCCGTGGCCCGGGGGGAGAGCGCCCCCGGGCTCTCGCTGATGACCCAGCGGCCCGCAGTGGATTTTACCTTCCGGGAGCGGCCCGACGCGGTTGCCCTGCCCAGAAAGGTCTCGCTCCTCAGGGAGGCCGACCACGCCGCCCGCGCGCTGGGCGGAGAGAAGGTGCGGCAGGTGAGCCTCGTCTACCGCGATTCGGTCCAGAGGGTGCAGGTGGCCACCTCGGAGGGCGCCCTGGCCGAGGACGAGCGCATCCATACGATTTCGCTGGTGAACGTGGTGGCCCAGGAGAAGGACGTGGTGCAGACCGGCTATGAGACCATGGGCGGCCTGGTGGGGTTTGAGCTTTTCGCCGAGGAGTCCTTCGTGCAGGCCGCCCTGCGGGCCGTGCGCCGGGCCCTGGCCATGCTCACGGCCCGCCGGGCCCCCGGCGGGAGGATGCCGGTCGTCATCTCCTCGGAGGCCGGGGGCACCATGATACACGAGGCCATCGGGCACGGCCTGGAGGCGGACCTGGCGGGGCAGGGGCTCTCGAAGTTCTCCGGCCTGCTGGGCCGCCAGGTGGCCTCCCCCCTGGTCACCGTCATCGACGACGCCACCCTGCCGGGGAAGCGGGGCTCCTTCCGGTTCGATGACGAGGGGACACCCTCGGCGCGGACCGTTCTGGTGAAAGACGGCGTCCTCCGCACCTACATGTTCGACAAGCTCTCGGCCATGCGTGAGGGGGCCCAGTCCACGGGCAACGGCAGGCGCGAGAGCTACCGCCACCGCCCCATCCCCCGGATGACCAATACCTTCATCGCCCCCGGCGCCTCGGAGCCGGAGGACATCGTGCGGTCCACCGCGAGAGGGCTCCTGGTAAAGAGGATGGGCGGCGGGCAGGTCAACACGGTGACCGGGGAGTTCGTCTTCGACGTGCAGGAGGGCTACCTCATCGAAAACGGTGCGCAGGGCGAGGCCGTGCGGGGGGCCACCCTCACCGGAAACGGCCCCGACGTTCTCATGAATATCGACATGGTGGGCTCGGACCTCGGCTTCGCCATCGGCACCTGCGGCAAGGATGCCCAGGGAGTGCCCGTCTCCGACGCCATGCCCACGGTCAGGATAGCAGAGATGGTGGTGGGGGGCGAGGTCTGA
- a CDS encoding Rne/Rng family ribonuclease, translated as MKTGNNEKKILINARHPVEKRVAIVQGELLVDFYVEVPLKEHLKGNIYKAAVARVEPSLHAAFVDFGPKRHGFLQYDEVMPSVRKAGAGGKGRIQDALGKGQELIVQVEREERDTKGARLTTYISLPGRYVVMMPGQEKVRVSRKIESRAERERLKELFQSLKLPGDAGFILRTAGMERSTEELAHDLKYLTKLWNKIQAEAKKASAPALVYKEEDIAVRTVRDYLTTDVAEVIVDEKETARAVRAFLRRTMPWRKINVTYYKAARPLFDIYGLEVQIAKLGERFVSLPSRGYLVLDKTEALTAIDVNSGRSRKEKGVEQTALKTNLEAADEIARQLRLRDIGGLIVIDFIDMEQVKHRREVEARLSTALHEDKAKWDLGRISQFGMLEMTRERLRSTYFETTTRACPVCAGAGVLKADELVALSAFREMHTRASEGGIEGFICRLPVASANFLMNEMRQDLVALEKEFKVRVSVLADGTLPPGQVQVQAQKEAGEAPAEEQETPEAPRKKKRPRRRGRKKPAGKEAAEAPEEEAVTVQEKAAGEEAAPETPEEAQGEAAPEGPRKKRRPRRRGRKKAAQLPKGEGETAAEAPAEPSGEEAPVAEAAGAPAEAATGGARKRRRPRRRGPRKKAPEEKPEASESVQAAGEGAAEG; from the coding sequence GTGAAGACTGGGAACAACGAGAAGAAGATCCTCATCAACGCCAGACACCCCGTGGAGAAACGGGTCGCCATCGTCCAGGGGGAGCTCCTCGTGGACTTCTACGTGGAGGTCCCCCTCAAGGAGCACCTGAAGGGAAACATTTACAAGGCCGCGGTGGCGCGGGTGGAGCCCTCGCTGCATGCCGCCTTCGTGGACTTCGGCCCGAAGCGCCACGGCTTCCTCCAGTACGACGAGGTCATGCCTTCCGTGAGAAAGGCGGGGGCCGGGGGCAAGGGGCGCATCCAGGACGCCCTGGGCAAGGGGCAGGAGCTCATCGTGCAGGTGGAGAGGGAGGAGCGCGACACCAAGGGGGCGCGCCTGACCACCTACATATCGCTGCCCGGCCGCTACGTGGTCATGATGCCGGGGCAGGAGAAGGTGCGCGTCTCCCGGAAGATCGAAAGCAGGGCCGAGCGGGAGCGCCTCAAGGAGCTGTTCCAGTCCCTGAAGCTCCCCGGAGACGCGGGCTTCATCCTGCGCACCGCGGGCATGGAGCGTTCCACCGAGGAGCTGGCCCACGACCTGAAGTACCTCACCAAGCTCTGGAACAAGATACAGGCCGAGGCCAAGAAGGCCTCGGCCCCGGCCCTTGTCTACAAGGAGGAGGACATCGCCGTGCGCACCGTGCGGGACTACCTCACCACCGACGTGGCCGAGGTCATCGTCGACGAGAAAGAGACTGCCCGGGCCGTCCGGGCCTTCCTCCGAAGGACGATGCCCTGGCGGAAGATAAACGTCACGTACTACAAGGCCGCGCGGCCTCTCTTTGACATCTACGGCCTGGAGGTGCAGATAGCAAAGCTCGGGGAGCGGTTCGTCTCCCTTCCCTCCCGCGGGTACCTGGTCCTGGACAAGACCGAGGCGCTGACGGCCATCGACGTCAACTCGGGCCGCAGCCGCAAGGAAAAGGGGGTGGAGCAGACCGCCTTGAAGACGAACTTGGAGGCCGCCGACGAGATTGCCCGGCAGCTCCGCCTCCGGGACATCGGCGGGCTCATCGTCATCGATTTCATCGACATGGAGCAGGTGAAGCACAGGCGGGAGGTGGAGGCCCGCCTGAGCACGGCCCTCCACGAGGACAAGGCCAAGTGGGACCTGGGCAGGATATCGCAATTCGGGATGCTGGAGATGACCAGAGAGCGCCTGCGGTCCACCTATTTCGAGACCACCACCCGCGCGTGCCCCGTCTGCGCGGGAGCCGGCGTGCTCAAGGCCGACGAGCTGGTCGCCCTCTCGGCCTTCAGGGAGATGCACACGCGGGCCTCCGAGGGCGGCATCGAGGGCTTCATCTGCAGGCTCCCGGTGGCCAGCGCGAACTTCCTCATGAACGAGATGCGCCAGGACCTCGTGGCCCTGGAGAAGGAGTTCAAGGTCCGCGTCTCGGTGCTGGCCGACGGCACCCTGCCCCCCGGGCAGGTGCAGGTGCAGGCACAGAAGGAAGCCGGGGAGGCCCCGGCCGAGGAGCAGGAGACGCCCGAGGCGCCCAGGAAGAAAAAGAGGCCGCGGCGGCGGGGCCGGAAGAAGCCGGCCGGGAAGGAAGCTGCCGAGGCCCCGGAGGAGGAGGCGGTGACGGTCCAGGAAAAGGCAGCCGGGGAAGAAGCCGCGCCGGAAACCCCTGAGGAAGCGCAAGGGGAAGCGGCACCCGAGGGGCCCAGGAAAAAAAGGCGGCCCCGCCGGAGGGGGCGGAAGAAAGCGGCCCAGCTCCCCAAAGGGGAAGGGGAGACGGCAGCCGAGGCCCCCGCGGAGCCGTCCGGTGAAGAAGCCCCTGTAGCGGAGGCCGCCGGCGCTCCGGCGGAAGCCGCAACCGGGGGGGCCAGGAAGAGGCGGCGGCCCCGCCGGAGGGGTCCGCGCAAGAAGGCCCCGGAAGAGAAGCCCGAAGCGTCCGAATCCGTGCAGGCCGCGGGGGAAGGAGCCGCGGAGGGCTAG
- the mtnP gene encoding S-methyl-5'-thioadenosine phosphorylase: protein MGSWFPADVRRRVSMVYYITMQSVGVIGGSGLYDIEGLKILEQRELETPYGRPSAPFALGELDGVRLVFLPRHGLRHEIAPHRVNYRANIRGFRDLGVERIISVNATGGINPSLAPGDLVILDQVLDMTQGARPGTFYEEGEVVHVDFTEPYCPELRASALLAGKEAGLALRAEGTYLCVNGPRLESRAEVRFFARGGADLVGMTGMPEAVLARELEMCLLGISVVTNRAAGLTGQKLTTEEVVQMMKESTRRLRLLIKETVARIPPRRHCPCKDALTGARM from the coding sequence ATGGGTTCGTGGTTTCCGGCGGACGTCCGGCGGCGCGTTTCGATGGTGTATTATATCACCATGCAGAGCGTGGGTGTGATAGGCGGAAGCGGGCTGTATGACATCGAGGGGCTGAAAATCCTGGAACAACGGGAGCTGGAAACGCCCTACGGCAGGCCCTCCGCCCCCTTTGCCCTGGGCGAGCTGGACGGGGTGCGGCTGGTCTTCCTGCCCCGCCACGGCCTCCGGCATGAAATCGCCCCGCACCGCGTCAACTACAGGGCCAACATCCGGGGGTTCCGGGACCTGGGCGTGGAGCGCATCATATCGGTCAACGCAACGGGGGGGATAAACCCCTCCCTGGCCCCGGGGGACCTGGTCATCCTGGACCAGGTGCTGGACATGACGCAGGGGGCGCGCCCCGGCACTTTCTACGAAGAGGGCGAGGTCGTCCACGTGGATTTCACCGAGCCCTATTGCCCGGAGCTTCGAGCATCGGCCCTTCTGGCGGGCAAGGAGGCGGGCCTCGCCCTGAGGGCGGAGGGCACCTATCTCTGTGTCAACGGCCCCCGGCTTGAGTCCCGCGCGGAGGTGCGGTTCTTCGCCCGAGGGGGCGCCGACCTGGTGGGGATGACGGGCATGCCCGAGGCCGTCCTGGCCAGGGAGCTCGAGATGTGCCTGCTGGGCATATCGGTGGTGACCAACCGCGCGGCCGGACTGACCGGCCAGAAGCTCACCACCGAGGAGGTGGTGCAGATGATGAAGGAGTCCACCCGGAGGCTCAGGCTCCTCATCAAAGAGACGGTGGCGCGGATTCCCCCCCGCCGGCACTGCCCCTGCAAGGACGCCCTGACGGGCGCCCGCATGTAG